From Mastacembelus armatus chromosome 13, fMasArm1.2, whole genome shotgun sequence, one genomic window encodes:
- the slc13a5b gene encoding solute carrier family 13 member 5 yields MTFFKYLRSVKNELILFTAPFILLPLPLVIGTPEAECAYVIVLMAVYWCTEVLPLAVTALLPALLFPLFGIMKSKDVCMQYLKDTNLLFVGGLMVAVAVEHWNLHKRIALRVLLFVGVRPALLMLGFMGVTAFLSMWISNTATTAMMVPIVQAVLEQLNDSEAEIPQILSSEEPVQALENDSKQPPQTEKPSEGQGPIVVTFLDAAVEAARHKEAAERRRMCKGMTLCVCYAASIGGTATLTGTGPNLVLNGQMSQLFPQNGDVINFASWFGFAFPNMILMLALAWLWLQFVFMGFNFKKTWGCGAVKTEKEIAAYNVICEQHRLLGPMSFGEISVLGLFILLVVMWFTRDPGFVKGWATDIFNSKAEYVTDATVAIFVAILLFVLPSKPPRFCSRRTFDTAHPQTVGPTPPLLTWKVAQKKLPWGIVLLLGGGFALAKGSEESGLSKWMGDQMSPLQHIPPWAIAIILCLLIATFTECTSNVATATLFLPVLASMSQSIGVNPLYVMVPCTLSASFAFMLPVATPPNAIVFSYGYLKVADMAKTGFVMNIIGILCITLAINSWGRAMFHLESFPIWANVTGV; encoded by the exons ATGACATTCTTCAAATATCTTCGCTCAGTTAAGAATGAGCTTATCCTTTTCACAGCGCCATTTATTCTTCTTCCACTGCCGCTGGTGATTGGGACACCG gagGCAGAATGTGCTTATGTGATAGTCCTGATGGCAGTGTACTGGTGCACGGAGGTCCTACCACTGGCTGTAACCGCTCTACTCCCAGCCCTGCTTTTCCCTTTGTTTGGCATCATGAAGTCCAAAGAT GTGTGTATGCAGTACCTGAAAGACACAAACCTGTTGTTTGTGGGGGGACTGATGGTTGCGGTTGCTGTTGAGCACTGGAATCTGCACAAGCGCATTGCCTTGAGGGTGTTGCTCTTTGTTGGTGTGCGTCCAGCTCT TTTGATGTTGGGTTTCATGGGTGTGACAGCCTTCCTGTCCATGTGGATCAGCAACACGGCTACCACAGCCATGATGGTGCCTATTGTTCAAGCAGTGCTGGAACAACTCAACGACAGTGAGGCAGAAATACCTCAGATCCTCAGCTCAGAGGAGCCTGTCCAAGCGTTGGAGAATGACAGCAAACAACCTCCACAGACAGAGAAACCGAGTGAAGGGCAAG GCCCAATAGTAGTGACTTTCTTAGATGCAGCAGTGGAGGCTGCCAGGCATAAGGAAGCAGCAGAAAGGCGGAGAATGTGCAAAGGGATGACCCTGTGTGTTTGTTACGCTGCCAGCATTGGAGGCACTGCCACACTAACAGGAACTGGCCCCAATCTGGTGCTCAATGGCCAGATGAGCCA ATTGTTTCCTCAAAACGGAGATGTGATTAACTTTGCCTCCTGGTTCGGTTTTGCCTTCCCTAACATGATCCTGATGCTCGCACTGGCTTGGCTTTGGCTGCAGTTTGTCTTCATGGGATTCAA CTTTAAAAAGACATGGGGCTGCGGTGCTGtgaagacagagaaggagatTGCTGCCTATAATGTGATCTGTGAACAGCATCGACTGCTGGGCCCCATGTCCTTTGGAGAGATCAGCGTTCTGGGTCTCTTCATCCTGCTGGTGGTGATGTGGTTCACGAGGGATCCAGGCTTTGTCAAAGGCTGGGCAACCGATATCTTCAACAGCAAAGCAGA GTATGTGACAGATGCCACCGTGGCGATCTTCGTTGCGATCCTTCTCTTTGTTCTGCCTTCTAAACCCCCACGCTTCTGTTCACGGAGGACCTTTGACACAG CACATCCTCAAACTGTTGGTCCAACTCCACCCCTGCTTACCTGGAAAGTTGCCCAAAAGAAGCTGCCATGGGGCATTGTGCTTCTTCTTGGGGGAGGTTTTGCTCTGGCCAAGGGCAGTGAA GAATCAGGACTTTCAAAGTGGATGGGAGATCAGATGTCTCCCCTGCAACACATCCCTCCCTGGGCAATAGCTATCATTTTATGCCTACTGATTGCTACCTTCACTGAGTGCACAAGTAATGTAGCCACAGCGACGCTCTTTCTACCTGTCTTAGCCTCAATG TCTCAGTCCATTGGAGTCAATCCACTGTACGTCATGGTGCCTTGTACTCTGAGTGCCTCATTTGCCTTCATGCTGCCAGTTGCTACACCGCCAAACGCCATAGTCTTCTCTTATGGGTACCTTAAGGTTGCTGACATG GCCAAGACAGGATTTGTCATGAACATCATCGGGATCCTTTGTATAACACTTGCCATTAACAGCTGGGGCAGGGCCATGTTTCACCTGGAGTCTTTCCCCATCTGGGCCAATGTCACTGGGGTTTGA
- the slc47a3 gene encoding multidrug and toxin extrusion protein 1: MENSSPTSPLSSWSWVLRQIRMVVPVGSKAEIKELSKLAVPAIMAQFMVFAVSFVSTIFCGHLGRTELAGVSLAIAVVNVTGVSIGSGLSSACDTLISQTFGSRNLLRVGIILQRAILILILACFPCWAILINTEPILLAVRQDPEVARLAQMYVKIFMPALPAAFMFSLQMRYLQNQGIIWPEVITGFVVNLLNALINYIVLYVLNLGVVGSAAANTISQFSMVGILYIYIMCKGLHKATWPGWSKECLQDWGSFIHLAIPSMLMLCVEWWTYEIGSFLAGLISEVELGAQSVVYELSNAAYMFPLGFSVAGSIRVGNALGAGETEQAKLSAKLTMFCAMSVSICSAVLIGSLKDHIASVFTYDEQIRERVADVIAFYAPFVVLDALSVACSGIIRGAGKQRVGAICNILGYYGVGFPIGVPLMFAAKLGIKGLWTGLFICVFLQSSFLIFYLVRMNWKKATEEAQIRVGVHLSSANASSQADNPESSQGQRDTLELVDREAGPAAKTVEDEVSHRTLVLHRGLALAVMLFILVAGIIINLLIMHYVMGK, encoded by the exons ATGGAGAACAGCAGCCCCACTTCACCTCTTTCTTCATGGAGTTGGGTTTTAAGGCAGATCCGCATGGTGGTCCCTGTTGGCTCCAAGGCAGAAATCAAAGAGTTGTCTAAACTGGCCGTACCAGCA aTTATGGCCCAGTTCATGGTTTTTGCAGTGAGTTTTGTGAGTACTATCTTCTGTGGGCACCTGGGGAGGACAGAGCTGGCGGGGGTGTCTTTGGCCATAGCA GTTGTTAATGTTACAGGCGTGTCAATTGGGTCTGGTTTGTCATCAGCATGTGATACTCTCATTTCTCAG ACCTTTGGGAGTCGTAATCTGCTGAGAGTTGGGATCATTCTGCAACGGGCGATTCTCATTTTGATACTGGCGTGTTTCCCCTGCTGGGCGATCCTCATTAACACAGAGCCCATTCTGTTGGCTGTCAGACAGGATCCAGAGGTGGCCAG ATTGGCTCAGATGTATGTGAAGATTTTTATGCCAGCTCTTCCT GctgctttcatgttttctttgcaaATGAGATATCTGCAAAACCAG GGCATCATATGGCCAGAGGTAATCACAGGCTTTGTGGTCAATCTCCTTAATGCTCTCATTAACTACATTGTGCTCTATGTATTAAATCTGGGAGTCGT TGGTTCTGCTGCTGCCAACACCATTTCTCAGTTCTCTATGGTTGGAATTCTCTACATTTATATCATGTGTAAAGGTCTTCATAAGGCCACCTGGCCCG GCTGGTCTAAAGAGTGCCTGCAGGACTGGGGCTCGTTCATCCACTTGGCCATCCCCAGCATGCTCATGTTGTGTGTGGAGTGGTGGACATATGAGATTGGAAGTTTTCTGGCAG GTCTAATAAGTGAGGTGGAACTCGGAGCTCAGTCAGTTGTATATGAACTGTCAAATGCTGCATATATG TTCCCTCTGGGTTTCAGTGTAGCAGGCAGCATAAGAGTTGGAAATGCCTTgggagctggagaaacagagcAGGCCAAGCTCTCTGCTAAACTGACAATGTTCTGTGCAA TGTCAGTGTCTATATGTTCAGCAGTTCTCATTGGGAGCCTGAAGGACCATATCGCTTCTGTTTTTACATATGATGA ACAAATCAGGGAAAGGGTTGCTGATGTTATAGCCTTCTATGCTCCATTTGTCGTCCTGGATGCATTATCA GTTGCTTGCAGTGGCATTATACGAGGTGCAGGTAAACAGAGAGTTGGTGCAATTTGCAACATTCTTGGTTATTATGGTGTTGGCTTCCCCATTGGAGTGCCACTGATGTTTGCAGCCAAACTTGGAATCAAGG gtctGTGGACAGGCCTGTTCATCTGCGTGTTTCTGCAATCCTCATTCCTGATTTTCTACCTGGTAAGAATGAACTGGAAGAAAGCTACAGAGGAG gcaCAAATCAGAGTTGGAGTGCATTTGAGCTCTGCAAACGCAA GTTCACAGGCAGATAATCCAGAGAGCTCACAAGGCCAAAGAGACACCTTGGAGCTGGTTGACAGAGAGGCAGGCCCAGCAGCAAAAACAGTGGAGGACGAGGTCTCTCACAGGACTCTTGTACTACATAGAGGCCTGGCTCTAGCTGTCATGCTTTTCATCCTGGTTGCTGGAATCATTATTAACCTTCTCATCATGCACTATGTGATGGGAAAATGA
- the LOC113125301 gene encoding multidrug and toxin extrusion protein 1-like translates to MEGSSDKFFCCMWLRNKIPLSHREELYHILRMTGPLLLSRILNYLLPFVVTMFCGRLGNEVMAGYGLASATINVTTAATGYGLGLACDTLVSQTFGGKNLLRVGVILQRGIIILLLFCLPCWGLLINAQAILLCLGQDPEVARIAQLYITAFFPAVPAMFLHFLQVSYLQNQGIILPQMYTAAMANIANVVTNYFFLYWLDLGVSGSAAANSLSQVYICAFLFAYIWWKKLHVRTWGGWSVESLQEWGSYMKLAIPSTLMKCFEWWVYEFGGFFAGMLSEDELAAQHAVIMVAFITYMFPLGIQAAACARVGNALGAGDAARAILTSKVSLTLAGSFAVVEGLVLGSTKTVIGFIFTSDEKIIGLVSSLMNVYCFLQFFDGLVCVCTGIFLGTGKQKIPAVANLIGYYCIGLSLAVTLMFVAKLRILGFWLGLLVCVILQSTFYITVIFKLDWESITDEAVKRAQKNACIMLLSTAALSDSVGNTTSQTSADGYMSVSTELPSEISEMPDGHVVPQLKSGHLSTTQLILRRGLTIFVAVALLAVGTSVHFLVPLPEILPSDTNFTMDWINATFTPDQIFSTALVPDKSE, encoded by the exons ATGGAAGGGTCCAGCGACAagtttttctgctgcatgtgGCTGCGCAACAAGATTCCCCTGTCCCACAGAGAGGAACTGTACCACATCCTGAGGATGACGGGGCCTCTG CTGCTCTCTCGAATCCTCAATTACCTGCTTCCTTTTGTGGTGACAATGTTCTGTGGGCGTCTGGGAAATGAAGTGATGGCTGGCTATGGATTAGCTTCTGCT accATCAATGTTACCACTGCAGCAACAGGATATGGTCTGGGGCTGGCATGTGATACTTTAGTGTCTCAG ACATTTGGTGGTAAGAATCTGCTACGTGTGGGAGTGATCCTTCAGCGGGGAATCATCATCCTGCTCTTGTTCTGTCTGCCCTGCTGGGGTCTGCTCATTAATGCTCAGGCTATCTTGTTGTGCCTGGGCCAGGACCCTGAGGTGGCCAG AATAGCCCAGCTGTATATTACAGCCTTCTTTCCTGCAGTGCCA GCaatgtttctacattttcttCAGGTGTCTTACTTGCAAAACCAG GGTATAATCCTGCCACAGATGTACACTGCTGCCATGGCAAACATAGCAAATGTGGTGACCAACTACTTCTTTCTTTACTGGCTGGATCTGGGGGTCAG TGGATCTGCAGCAGCCAACAGTCTCTCTCAGGTTTATatctgtgcttttctgtttgcttATATTTGGTGGAAGAAGCTTCATGTAAGAACATGGGGAG GCTGGTCTGTAGAATCACTGCAGGAGTGGGGATCCTATATGAAACTGGCCATTCCCAGTACACTCATGAAGTGCTTTGAGTGGTGGGTTTATGAGTTTGGGGGATTCTTTGCAG GAATGCTGAGTGAAGATGAGCTGGCAGCCCAACATGCTGTGATAATGGTGGCTTTCATAACCTACATG TTCCCTCTTGGTATTCAAGCTGCAGCATGTGCCCGTGTGGGTAACGCTCTTGGGGCAGGAGACGCTGCCAGGGCAATTCTAACCAGCAAGGTTTCCCTCACTCTTGCAG GTAGCTTTGCAGTTGTTGAAGGTCTTGTGCTTGGCTCAACTAAAACAGTGATTGGCTTCATCTTCACCTCTGATGA GAAGATCATAGGTCTGGTCTCCTCTCTGATGAACGTTTACTGTTTCCTTCAGTTCTTTGATGGTCTTGTG TGTGTGTGCACGGGCATATTCTTGGGCACTGGCAAACAGAAGATACCAGCTGTGGCTAATCTCATTGGATACTACTGCATAGGCCTTTCACTGGCTGTTACTTTAATGTTTGTTGCTAAGCTGAGAATTCTGG gtttttggCTGGGACTACttgtttgtgtcattttacaATCCACCTTCTACATCACTGTCATATTCAAGCTGGACTGGGAGAGTATAACAGATGAG GCTGTGAAACGAGCTCAGAAAAATGCTTGCATAATGTTGTTAAGCACAGCTGCCCTGTCAGACTCTGTGGGTAACACCACCAGCCAGACA TCAGCGGATGGCTACATGTCTGTGAGTACCGAGCTCCCCAGTGAGATCAGTGAGATGCCAGATGGACATGTGGTCCCGCAACTGAAAAGTGGCCATCTCTCCACCACCCAGCTGATCCTCAGGCGGGGTCTCACTATCTTTGTAGCTGTTGCACTTCTGGCTGTAGGGACCAGTGTGCATTTCCTTGTTCCCTTGCCAGAGATCCTGCCTTCAGACACCAACTTTACTATGGACTGGATCAATGCCACATTTACTCCTGATCAAATTTTCTCCACTGCCCTGGTCCCAGACAAGTCAGAATGA
- the LOC113125302 gene encoding multidrug and toxin extrusion protein 1 isoform X1: protein MEGSSNKIFCCMWLRNKIPLSHREELYHILRMTGPLTINVTTAATGSGLGLACDTLVSQTFGGKNLLRVGVILQRGIIILLLFCLPCWGLLINAQAILLCLGQDPEVARIAQLYITAFLPAVPAMFLHQLQVSYLQNQGIILPQMYAAAMANIANVVTNYFFLYWLDLGVSGSAAANTLSQVYICAFLFAYIWWKKLHVATWGGWSVESLQEWGSYMKLAIPSTLMTCFEWWVYEFGGFFAGMLSEDELAAQHAVIMVAFMTYMFPLGIQAAACARVGNALGAGDADRAILTSKMSLALAGSFAVVEGLVLGSTKTVIGFIFTSDEKIIGLVSHLMTAYCFLQFFDGLVCVCTGIFLGTGKQKIPAVANLIGYYCIGLSLAVTLMFVAKLRILGFWLGLLICVILQSSFYIIVIFKLNWKRMAEEAVRRAQKKSHMRSLSTAALSDTTGLKATNRKSADGYMSGSTELPSKTSETPHGRVVPQLKSGHLSTTQLILRRGLTIFVAVALLAVGTSVHFLVPLPEILPSDTNFAMDWINTTFTPDQIFSTAQSQ from the exons ATGGAAGGGTCCAGCAACAAGATTTTCTGCTGCATGTGGCTGCGCAACAAGATTCCCCTGTCCCACAGAGAGGAACTGTACCACATCCTGAGGATGACGGGGCCTCTG aCCATCAATGTTACCACTGCAGCAACAGGAAGTGGTCTGGGGCTGGCATGTGATACTTTGGTGTCTCAG ACATTTGGTGGTAAGAATCTGCTACGTGTGGGAGTGATCCTTCAGCGGGGAATCATCATCCTGCTCTTGTTCTGTCTGCCCTGCTGGGGTCTGCTCATTAATGCTCAGGCTATCTTGTTGTGCCTGGGCCAGGACCCTGAGGTGGCCAG AATAGCCCAGCTGTATATTACAGCCTTCCTCCCTGCAGTTCCA GCAATGTTTCTACATCAGCTTCAGGTGTCTTATCTGCAGAACCAG GGTATAATCCTGCCACAGATGTACGCTGCTGCCATGGCAAACATAGCAAATGTGGTGACCAACTACTTCTTTCTTTACTGGCTGGATCTGGGGGTCAG TGGATCTGCAGCAGCCAACACTCTTTCTCAGGTTTATatctgtgcttttctgtttgcttATATTTGGTGGAAGAAGCTTCATGTTGCAACATGGGGAG GCTGGTCTGTAGAATCACTGCAAGAGTGGGGATCCTACATGAAACTGGCCATTCCCAGTACACTCATGACTTGCTTTGAATGGTGGGTTTATGAGTTTGGGGGATTCTTTGCAg GAATGCTGAGTGAAGATGAGCTGGCGGCCCAGCATGCTGTGATAATGGTGGCTTTCATGACCTACATG TTCCCTCTTGGCATTCAAGCTGCAGCATGTGCCCGTGTGGGTAACGCTCTTGGGGCAGGAGACGCTGACAGGGCAATTCTAACAAGTAAAATGTCACTCGCTCTTGCAG GTAGCTTTGCAGTTGTTGAAGGTCTTGTGCTTGGCTCAACTAAAACAGTGATTGGCTTCATCTTCACCTCTGATGA gaaGATAATTGGTCTGGTTTCTCATTTGATGACTGCTTACTGTTTCCTTCAGTTCTTTGATGGCCTTGTG TGTGTGTGCACGGGCATATTCTTGGGCACTGGCAAACAGAAGATCCCAGCTGTGGCTAATCTCATTGGATACTACTGCATAGGCCTTTCACTGGCTGTTACTTTAATGTTTGTTGCTAAGCTGAGAATTTTGG gttTTTGGCTGGGACTGCTTATTTGTGTCATTTTACAGTCCTCCTTCTACATCATTGTCATCTTCAAGTTGAACTGGAAGAGAATGGCAGAGGAG GCTGTGAGACGAGCTCAGAAGAAGTCCCACATGAGATCATTAAGCACAGCTGCCCTGTCAGACACTACTGGTCTGAAAGCAACTAATAGGAAG TCAGCGGATGGCTACATGTCTGGGAGTACTGAGCTCCCCAGTAAGACCAGTGAGACACCACATGGACGTGTGGTCCCGCAACTGAAAAGTGGCCATCTCTCCACCACCCAGCTGATCCTCAGGCGGGGTCTCACTATCTTTGTAGCTGTTGCACTTCTGGCTGTGGGGACCAGTGTGCACTTCCTTGTGCCCTTGCCAGAGATCCTGCCTTCAGACACCAACTTTGCTATGGACTGGATCAATACTACATTTACTCCTGATCAAATTTTCTCCACTGCCCAGTCCCAATAG
- the LOC113125302 gene encoding multidrug and toxin extrusion protein 1 isoform X2, which translates to MEGSSNKIFCCMWLRNKIPLSHREELYHILRMTGPLLLSRILNYLLPFVVTMFCGRLGNEVMAGYGLASATINVTTAATGSGLGLACDTLVSQTFGGKNLLRVGVILQRGIIILLLFCLPCWGLLINAQAILLCLGQDPEVARIAQLYITAFLPAVPAMFLHQLQVSYLQNQGIILPQMYAAAMANIANVVTNYFFLYWLDLGVSGSAAANTLSQVYICAFLFAYIWWKKLHVATWGGWSVESLQEWGSYMKLAIPSTLMTCFEWWVYEFGGFFAGMLSEDELAAQHAVIMVAFMTYMFPLGIQAAACARVGNALGAGDADRAILTSKMSLALAGSFAVVEGLVLGSTKTVIGFIFTSDEKIIGLVSHLMTAYCFLQFFDGLVCVCTGIFLGTGKQKIPAVANLIGYYCIGLSLAVTLMFVAKLRILGFWLGLLICVILQSSFYIIVIFKLNWKRMAEEAVRRAQKKSHMRSLSTAALSDTTGLKATNRKSADGYMSGSTELPSKTSETPHGRVVPQLKSGHLSTTQLILRRGLTIFVAVALLAVGTSVHFLVPLPEILPSDTNFAMDWINTTFTPDQIFSTAQSQ; encoded by the exons ATGGAAGGGTCCAGCAACAAGATTTTCTGCTGCATGTGGCTGCGCAACAAGATTCCCCTGTCCCACAGAGAGGAACTGTACCACATCCTGAGGATGACGGGGCCTCTG CTGCTCTCTCGAATCCTCAATTACCTGCTTCCTTTTGTGGTGACAATGTTCTGTGGGCGTCTGGGAAATGAAGTGATGGCTGGCTATGGATTAGCTTCTGCT aCCATCAATGTTACCACTGCAGCAACAGGAAGTGGTCTGGGGCTGGCATGTGATACTTTGGTGTCTCAG ACATTTGGTGGTAAGAATCTGCTACGTGTGGGAGTGATCCTTCAGCGGGGAATCATCATCCTGCTCTTGTTCTGTCTGCCCTGCTGGGGTCTGCTCATTAATGCTCAGGCTATCTTGTTGTGCCTGGGCCAGGACCCTGAGGTGGCCAG AATAGCCCAGCTGTATATTACAGCCTTCCTCCCTGCAGTTCCA GCAATGTTTCTACATCAGCTTCAGGTGTCTTATCTGCAGAACCAG GGTATAATCCTGCCACAGATGTACGCTGCTGCCATGGCAAACATAGCAAATGTGGTGACCAACTACTTCTTTCTTTACTGGCTGGATCTGGGGGTCAG TGGATCTGCAGCAGCCAACACTCTTTCTCAGGTTTATatctgtgcttttctgtttgcttATATTTGGTGGAAGAAGCTTCATGTTGCAACATGGGGAG GCTGGTCTGTAGAATCACTGCAAGAGTGGGGATCCTACATGAAACTGGCCATTCCCAGTACACTCATGACTTGCTTTGAATGGTGGGTTTATGAGTTTGGGGGATTCTTTGCAg GAATGCTGAGTGAAGATGAGCTGGCGGCCCAGCATGCTGTGATAATGGTGGCTTTCATGACCTACATG TTCCCTCTTGGCATTCAAGCTGCAGCATGTGCCCGTGTGGGTAACGCTCTTGGGGCAGGAGACGCTGACAGGGCAATTCTAACAAGTAAAATGTCACTCGCTCTTGCAG GTAGCTTTGCAGTTGTTGAAGGTCTTGTGCTTGGCTCAACTAAAACAGTGATTGGCTTCATCTTCACCTCTGATGA gaaGATAATTGGTCTGGTTTCTCATTTGATGACTGCTTACTGTTTCCTTCAGTTCTTTGATGGCCTTGTG TGTGTGTGCACGGGCATATTCTTGGGCACTGGCAAACAGAAGATCCCAGCTGTGGCTAATCTCATTGGATACTACTGCATAGGCCTTTCACTGGCTGTTACTTTAATGTTTGTTGCTAAGCTGAGAATTTTGG gttTTTGGCTGGGACTGCTTATTTGTGTCATTTTACAGTCCTCCTTCTACATCATTGTCATCTTCAAGTTGAACTGGAAGAGAATGGCAGAGGAG GCTGTGAGACGAGCTCAGAAGAAGTCCCACATGAGATCATTAAGCACAGCTGCCCTGTCAGACACTACTGGTCTGAAAGCAACTAATAGGAAG TCAGCGGATGGCTACATGTCTGGGAGTACTGAGCTCCCCAGTAAGACCAGTGAGACACCACATGGACGTGTGGTCCCGCAACTGAAAAGTGGCCATCTCTCCACCACCCAGCTGATCCTCAGGCGGGGTCTCACTATCTTTGTAGCTGTTGCACTTCTGGCTGTGGGGACCAGTGTGCACTTCCTTGTGCCCTTGCCAGAGATCCTGCCTTCAGACACCAACTTTGCTATGGACTGGATCAATACTACATTTACTCCTGATCAAATTTTCTCCACTGCCCAGTCCCAATAG